One Actinomadura viridis genomic region harbors:
- a CDS encoding SLC13 family permease: MAAHHDRPPGSRGAGGARTDVEKVLLGGTTYRSLAEQRLSPAEERFEKGRRMVGWFLAPAVALLFGLLPLDMDGTQQTLGAVLLGVIVLWICEPVPIPVGGLIGVSAIILLGVAPSDEVLAPFGSTTVFTFIGAFILAQAMLKHGVAQRVAFFVLGLPGVGRSTVRIILAFGGITCVLSAFVSNTATVAMLMPTALGILAVIARLMQDRGVVRPDFDPLRVRVGAALMLMLAYGASVGGLITPVGAPPNLIGRGLIEEATGQRVSFAQWTLTALPICALMFAVLGVILLLINRPEVRRIEGVEDYIRDRRAEQGPMSRAEKNTVVAFGVTVTLWLLPAVVGLVSGTGSDAYALVDDRLNEGVVAVVGAALLFILPVDWSRQETTMTWRDASRIDWGTILLFGTGIIFGAMLSSTGLAKTIGESASSTLGIASSFAITAFAVVLAILISETTSNTASAAVVVPIVIPLAVAAGVDPFVPALAATFGASFGFMLPVSTPQNAIVYGTGCVPITRMIRSGITFDVVGAILIIAILPVMAALTGIGG; this comes from the coding sequence ATGGCTGCACATCACGACCGGCCGCCGGGTTCGCGTGGTGCCGGCGGCGCGCGGACGGACGTCGAGAAGGTCCTGCTCGGCGGTACGACGTACCGCAGCCTGGCCGAGCAGCGTCTCTCCCCGGCCGAGGAGCGGTTCGAGAAGGGCCGCCGGATGGTCGGATGGTTCCTCGCCCCCGCCGTGGCCCTCCTGTTCGGCCTGCTCCCGCTGGACATGGACGGCACGCAGCAGACGCTCGGCGCCGTGCTGCTGGGCGTGATCGTGCTGTGGATCTGCGAGCCGGTGCCCATCCCGGTCGGGGGCCTGATCGGGGTATCCGCGATCATCTTGCTGGGGGTGGCCCCTTCCGACGAGGTGCTGGCGCCGTTCGGCTCGACCACGGTGTTCACCTTCATCGGGGCGTTCATCCTGGCCCAGGCCATGCTCAAGCACGGGGTGGCGCAGCGCGTGGCGTTCTTCGTCCTCGGGCTGCCCGGGGTCGGGCGGTCGACGGTGCGCATCATCCTGGCCTTCGGCGGCATCACCTGCGTGCTGTCGGCGTTCGTGTCCAACACGGCGACCGTCGCGATGCTGATGCCGACCGCGCTGGGCATCCTGGCGGTGATCGCGCGGCTCATGCAGGACCGTGGCGTGGTGCGGCCGGACTTCGATCCGCTGCGGGTCCGGGTGGGCGCGGCGTTGATGCTCATGCTGGCCTACGGGGCCAGCGTCGGCGGGCTGATCACCCCGGTGGGGGCGCCGCCGAACCTCATCGGCCGCGGGCTGATCGAGGAGGCCACCGGGCAGCGCGTGTCGTTCGCCCAGTGGACCCTGACGGCCCTGCCGATCTGTGCCCTGATGTTCGCCGTCCTGGGCGTCATCCTGCTGCTGATCAACCGGCCCGAGGTCCGGCGCATCGAGGGTGTGGAGGACTACATCCGCGATCGCCGCGCCGAGCAGGGGCCGATGAGCCGGGCGGAGAAGAACACCGTGGTCGCGTTCGGGGTCACGGTGACGCTGTGGCTGCTCCCCGCGGTCGTCGGGCTGGTCTCCGGGACCGGCTCGGACGCTTACGCCCTCGTCGACGACCGGCTCAACGAGGGTGTCGTGGCCGTCGTCGGCGCCGCCCTGCTGTTCATCCTGCCGGTCGACTGGTCGCGTCAGGAGACCACGATGACGTGGCGCGACGCGAGCCGGATCGACTGGGGCACCATCCTGCTGTTCGGCACCGGGATCATCTTCGGCGCGATGCTGTCGTCCACCGGCCTGGCCAAGACCATCGGCGAGAGCGCGTCGAGCACCCTCGGCATCGCCAGCTCCTTCGCCATCACCGCGTTCGCGGTGGTCCTGGCGATCCTGATCTCCGAGACCACCAGCAACACCGCCTCGGCCGCGGTGGTGGTGCCGATCGTCATCCCGCTCGCGGTGGCGGCCGGGGTCGACCCGTTCGTCCCGGCGCTGGCCGCCACGTTCGGCGCGTCCTTCGGGTTCATGCTCCCGGTCTCCACGCCCCAGAACGCCATCGTCTACGGCACCGGATGCGTGCCCATCACACGGATGATCCGCTCAGGGATCACCTTCGACGTTGTCGGCGCGATCCTGATCATCGCGATCCTGCCCGTGATGGCCGCCCTCACCGGGATCGGAGGCTGA
- a CDS encoding LysR family transcriptional regulator: MDARQLGYFLAVVDHQGFGRAAEHVHIAQPSLSQAIANLERELGVPLFHRVGRGVVLSEAGRQLVEPARQVLRDLDTARAVAQSVKGLQRGRLDLVSMPSPGIEPLTSMMTRFAAAHPGITLNVDGAFTPDEVVDGVRSGVAEIGLLGSAGDLHAAGLRVLPIEDQPLILISPPDHDLPAGDTVRRTDLRGRRLIVSQRGSLMRRLVDDILASGVQVHIAAEIAHRTSILPLVLAGFGHAVMPSSWTPLAERAGAAIHHIEPASHLRVALVSRPAELTPAARAFLGMAASWSTKPEAPDDL, translated from the coding sequence GTGGACGCACGCCAGTTGGGGTACTTCCTCGCCGTGGTCGACCACCAGGGCTTCGGACGTGCCGCCGAGCACGTCCATATCGCCCAGCCGTCGCTGTCGCAGGCCATCGCCAACCTCGAACGCGAGCTCGGAGTGCCGCTGTTCCACCGCGTGGGCCGGGGCGTCGTGCTCAGCGAGGCGGGCCGCCAGCTCGTCGAGCCGGCCCGGCAGGTCCTGCGCGACCTTGACACCGCCCGCGCCGTGGCGCAGTCGGTCAAAGGGCTGCAACGCGGGCGGCTGGATCTGGTGTCCATGCCGTCGCCCGGCATCGAGCCGCTGACGTCGATGATGACCCGGTTCGCCGCGGCCCATCCGGGGATCACGCTCAACGTGGACGGCGCGTTCACCCCGGATGAGGTGGTGGACGGCGTGCGCTCCGGGGTCGCCGAGATCGGCCTGCTCGGTTCGGCCGGCGACCTGCACGCCGCCGGGCTGCGCGTCCTGCCGATCGAGGACCAGCCCCTGATCCTCATCTCGCCCCCGGACCATGACCTGCCCGCGGGGGACACGGTGCGGCGCACGGATCTGCGCGGTCGCCGGCTGATCGTCTCCCAGCGCGGCAGCCTGATGCGCAGGCTCGTCGACGACATCCTCGCCAGCGGTGTCCAGGTGCACATCGCGGCGGAGATCGCGCACCGCACCTCGATCCTGCCGCTGGTGCTCGCCGGGTTCGGGCACGCGGTCATGCCGTCGTCGTGGACACCGCTCGCCGAACGGGCCGGCGCCGCCATCCACCACATCGAACCCGCGTCCCACCTGCGCGTCGCGCTCGTCAGCAGGCCCGCCGAGCTCACCCCGGCCGCTCGGGCGTTCCTCGGCATGGCCGCGTCCTGGTCGACGAAGCCGGAGGCTCCGGACGACCTCTAG
- a CDS encoding response regulator transcription factor: MNPPEETGRVLVVDDDPTVAEVVARYLVRDGHRVECAADGRDGLRRALEDPPDLVVLDLMLPGLSGLEVCRRLRETSPVPIVMLTALGEETDRLAGLETGADDYVTKPFSPRELALRVRSVLRRTRGVVAPAGTGTLRDGDLTLDARAHEAELRGAPLSLTAREFDLLAFLMRHPRRAFTRDELLERVWGWSFGDTSTVTVHTRRLREKVEDDPTAPRRIVTVWGVGYRYEPAGGEGAPS, encoded by the coding sequence GTGAACCCGCCTGAGGAGACCGGGCGGGTCCTCGTGGTGGACGACGATCCCACCGTCGCCGAGGTCGTCGCCCGCTACCTGGTGCGCGACGGTCACCGGGTCGAGTGCGCGGCCGACGGGCGCGATGGTCTGCGGCGGGCTCTCGAAGACCCGCCCGACCTGGTGGTCCTCGATCTCATGCTGCCCGGGCTGAGCGGCCTGGAGGTGTGCCGCAGGCTGCGCGAGACCTCCCCGGTGCCGATCGTGATGCTGACCGCGCTCGGTGAGGAGACCGACCGGCTCGCCGGTCTGGAGACCGGCGCGGACGACTATGTCACCAAGCCGTTCAGTCCTCGCGAGCTGGCCCTCCGGGTGCGGTCGGTGCTGCGCCGGACCCGCGGCGTCGTCGCCCCCGCCGGCACCGGGACGCTGCGCGACGGCGACCTGACGCTGGACGCGCGGGCGCACGAGGCCGAGTTGCGCGGCGCCCCGCTGAGCCTGACCGCGCGCGAGTTCGACCTGCTGGCGTTCCTGATGCGCCACCCGCGGCGGGCGTTCACGCGGGACGAGCTGCTGGAGCGCGTGTGGGGCTGGTCGTTCGGCGACACCTCCACGGTCACCGTCCACACCCGGCGGCTGCGGGAGAAGGTCGAGGACGACCCGACCGCGCCGCGCCGGATCGTCACCGTGTGGGGCGTCGGCTACCGCTACGAGCCCGCCGGCGGTGAGGGGGCGCCGTCGTGA